Below is a genomic region from Leptotrichia shahii.
AATTTTTCCTTATAAGCCCATTGCCATTTATACTCAAATTTGGCAGTATCTAACGGCTCATAGTTTGCTGTATCCAAATAGTCAGTCTTAGTTTCCAGACAAGCATCCATAATTGTCAAATCTTGATACGGCAAAGCCACATTTATCACAATATCAGGCTTATATTCATTAATCAATGCCACCAATTCAGGCACATTATTAGCATCCACCTGTGCAGTCTGAATTTCAATTCTTCCAGCATATTTGCTTTTTTCAATTCTTTCCTTAATTTCATCACATTTCGCCTTCGTACGGCTAGCAATCATAATCGAACTAAACACTTCTGAATTTTGTGCACACTTATGGCAAACTACATTCGATACTCCTCCAGCTCCAATTACTAATGCTTTTTTTCCCATTATTTTCGCCTCCTCAAATTTACTTTATTTTTTACTTTAAGTATCACCTTTAATTCTTTTTTTATTAATATACTCAAACTCATTTAAAATTAAACTGTTAAAAACTGTATAAAATAAAGTCTAAGTAAAATAATCATAGCTTTTGTGTTTGATTTTAAATCAATCTTACTATATTTATTATAGTATAAAATATTTATTCTGTAAATTATTTTTTTCAATTTTTTATTCTATTTAAAATTTATTTCAGTTCCATTATCATAACTTTCAATCCTTCTTATGTAAATTCTTACTCTCCAATTATTTTTTCTCCTTCTTTCTAAGTTTAAATTTTTCCCTATTTCCTTAATATCTGCTTCTTTATCCAAATTAGGCACTTTATTTACAGTAAAACCTTCTTCTGTCATTTTTATCTATTCTTCAGCTACTTCCCTACTTAATTCTAAATTTTTAAAAAAACTTGAAGTTGCTATTTTTATCACTTCGTTTAATTTTTACTTTCACAATAATATTATATCACATCTTATAATTTTTTCAATCTGAATTTTTAAAATTAGATTAATATTTAAATATACCTAGAATTTTTAGTAATACAAAAAATACTCAACTAGCAAATCATATCGCCATTTGAGTATTTTTATTTCTTAAAATTTTTCTATTTCTTCACAATAAAAAGTTTTCCATTACCGCTGTATTCAACAATAAAAAGCTCGCTAATATTAGTGATATTATATTTTTCCAGCTCTTCTTTCAACCAAGCATCATCTTTTCCAATATGCTCTAGATTATCCTCTTGTATATTCCCTTCTGAAACCAGTAAATTTGAATAACCATCTTTACCTTTTTGGATAACTATAAGCTGTCCATTTGATTCCATGAAAGCATCTTTTATATCTGATATTTGCGTAATCCCTTTTGTTCTCAATTTAGTATAAAAATCAGGAATAGAAAGTGTCGCCTGTGCAAAATTTTCTATCAACATTTTTCCATCTCTTATTAAATATACAACTTGTCCATCTATCATTTTTTTTACACTTTTATTTGTATTTTTTAGAAAATCAGTTATTGTCATTAGCAGTCCCCATATCAAAAGAACTATCAAAAACTGAATTATTGATATACTTGGACTGTAAATAACACCACCGATAATTCCCCCAAGAACATAGTTACCTATCTGATCTTCTGTTGATGTTGGTGCCAATTGGCTTCGTCCATTTAAATTCATAAATAAAACTAATGCAATAAATCCGATTGTAAGTTTTATTGCTACAAGAATTATGAAATCCAAAATTACATCATCTTCCTTTCTTTATATATTTTTCCAGCTTAAATGCCATTATTCTTTAATTGTTTTAACTTCATCCACATAAGGCACTGTCATTTGTTCAACCAAGATATTATTTCCTACCCAGTGAATTTGGTAAAATTTGTCTTTTATTTTATAAACGGTATCTTCTGTTATTTCAGGTGTATTTATAAAAATATCATTTTCGTTAACTTTAAATTTTTCAGATAATTTTTTTATAACGCTTGCCGAATTTTTATAAACTTTTTCTTCGTTATTTTTAGCTCTATAATTATCATAATGATACAATGCAAATAAAAAGATAAACATCAATCCAAGCAAACTAAGCTGCTTATCCCTCAACGAAATACTTCCTTTAAACCATTTCCAAAATGCAAATACAATAAATGCAATTACAAAAATAATTACAACAAGAAAAAATTTATCTGTTACAAATTTTTGGTTTTCTAAATAATTAAAATTATAAAATTCCATATTTTTAGTATTTCTCTCCTTTCTAATAATTTTTATTTAGTCATTTGTAAAAGTCTGAAAAGTACGATAAATACAGTATTTTACATTTAATTTTCTTCTTTTCTCCACTTTTGGACAAGGGGCTTAACCATAAATACTACTGTTATTCAATTTTACTTTTACAACTGCCTAGATAATTTTTATTATTTATCTTAAATAAATTAAATGACTTTTTTAAATTTATCACAATTAATCAAACTTGTCAAACCTTTTTCAATCTTCAAATCAAATTTACATAATTAAATATTTATGTTTGTAAAATTTTTTTTATTTCTATAATTGACAAAAAAAATTAAATGTGGTAAATTTATTTTAAAGAGTTAAATAATTCAAAAAGGAAAAATGAATAGAGGAAATAAAATGTTTTTTAAAAATAAATCTTTTTCACCATATATGACAATATTATTATCATTTGTAATAGTGACAGTTTTAGGCGGAATCTTATTATCTTTGCCAATTTCTGTGAATTATGGAAAAAGTGTAAAGTTGATTGATGGATTTTTTATAGCAACTTCAGCTATTTGTGTGACAGGGCTTTCCAGTATTGATATTGGCAGTGTTTACAATACTTTCGGGCAAATTATAATTTTGATTTTGATACAGCTTGGAGGACTTGGGGTTATAACGTTCACATCAGTTATAATTATTATGATTTCAAAGAAAATTGGATATTATACCAAAAAAATAGTTCAAGAAGATATAAACATTGACACAACTTTTAGAATTGAAGAATATGTGAAAAAAGTTATTTTTTCTGTAATCTTGATTGAATTTATTGGAGCTGTTGTTTTATTTTTTGAATTTATAAAAAAGTTTAGTTTTTTTAAAGCAGTTTATTATTCACTTTTCCATTCTGTTTCAGCATTTTGCAATGCTGGATTTTCATTATTTTCAGACAATTTATATGGATTTAAAAATAGCTTCTTGATAAATATTACAATTCCGCTTTTGATATTTTTAGGTGGAATCGGATTTTCAACGATTTTAAATTGTTACAATGTTTTTAGAAAAAAAGAGGAAAGATTAACTTCAACGACTAAATTAAGCATTAAAATATCCATTTTTTTGATAATTGCAGGAACAATTGCGATGCTTATCTTAGAATATTCCAATAAAAGTACGATTGGAAACTTATCTTTTGTGCAAAAATTAGAAGCATCATTTTTTCAAAGTGTATCAACGAGAACCGCTGGATTTAACACAATTTCAATTTTAGGTCTAAAAAGGTCAACTTCACTTTTATTTATTATTTTAATGTTTATCGGCGCTTCTCCAGGCTCAACTGGTGGAGGAATAAAGACTACGACGCTTGGGCTTATAGTCTTAGGAACTTTGGCAACACTTAAAAATAAGGATGCAGTCGAATATGACAAGAGAAGTATTAGCTGGAGAATTTATAGCAAAGCAATCGCTATATTATTTATTTCACTTATTTATACGGTAATTTGTGTATTTTTATTAATTTTATTTGAAAGAAATAAAAATTTTCTGGATTTGGCATTTGAAGTATATTCAGCATTTGGAACAGTTGGACTTTCTAGAGATTTGACACCAAGTCTTTCGGATATTTCAAAATTTATACTTATTGTTACAATGTTCGTTGGAAGAGTTGGACCGCTCACAATCACTTTGGCATTGTCAAAGTCAAATTTAAAAAAAGGACATTATACCTATCCACAAGAAAATATTTTGATAGGATAATTTTGAGGAGGAAAAATGGCAGGATATTTAGTTATAGGAGCAGGAAAATTCGGGAGAAGTATTGCAAAAACACTTTATAGACACAATGAAACTGTACTTGTAATCGACAAAAATGAGGAACTTATACAGCAAATAATAGACGATGGTACCGTCGGAGAAGCAGTTTCTTTTGATGTAACAGAAGAAAATTCACTAAAGAAAATGGTAAATAGCGATGATTTTGAGGTAGCATTTATTTGTATTGAGGGCAGTTTGCAAACAAGTGCATTAGTTACGGTTATGTTAAAAGAATTAGGAATAAAAACTATTATTTGTAAAGCTATTACAAAAATTGAAGGAAAGGTTTTGGAAAAAATTGGAGCGACCAAAGTTGTATTTCCCGATGAAACCGTTGGAAGAGATTTAGCTTTTGAATTTTTAAAGCCAGATGTCACAGAACATTTAAAATTTTCTGAAAAATACAGAATTTTTGAATTTAAAGTTCCAAAAAAAATTATAGGAAAAAACCTTGTTGAGTTAGATTTGAGGAAAAAATATGAAATGAATGTAATTGGAATAAAAAGGGAGGGTGAAGAACTAAGAATATCACTCTTGCCAAATGAAAATATTTTAGAAAATGATATGCTCTTAGTCATTGCAAATGTTGGAAAGATGATACAATTTAATAAAGAGTATTTGGAAAATTAATACTATTCTTTTGAAATAATGAATTTATACTAAATCCATTATTCCAGTGGAAATATACTCTAACCAATTTAAAATCGAACTATTAAAGATTATATAAACTTAGGATTTAAATAAAATAGTCAGAGCTTTTGAGTTCTGTTTTAAATCAATTTTACTATAAAATTTTAAGAATGTAAAAAAGGATTGACAGCTGTATAACAGAAGTTAATCCTCTTACTTTTTTATTATTAACAAAATATAAAATTTATTATTTTAAATCTTTCAATATAAAAGTTATTTTACTTTTTCAAATTTTCTTCCAATACTTTCAAATTATTCTTTGCATGCTCATCTCCCAATGCCGCAGCCTTTAAAAACCATTTTTTTGATTCCTTAAAATTCCCTTCATTTCCAAAAATCATTCCTAACCTATTCATCGCATCAATATCATTTTTCCAAGCCAAATGCAAATACAAGTCTTTTGCCTTCTCAATCTGATTTGTACTATTGTAAAATATAAGCAAATTCTTTTCTGCACCTTCACAATTTTTCTCAGCCGACTCCAAATAATATTTTTCCGCCTCTTCAATTTTCCCATATTGCTCATACAGAATTGCCAAATTATTCAAGGCATCATAATCATTATTTTTAATTGCAATCAAATAATACTTTTCTGCATTTTTAAAATCATGCCGACTGGCATACAAATATCCCAGATTATTGGCATATTCATAATCTCCAGCTTCAATTGCCTTCAAAAACCATTTTTCTGCATTTTCATCTTCATAGTTATTTTGAAAAATAAGAGCAATTTCATTCATAGCCTTTGTATCTCCAGACTGAATCCTTTTAATATATTTATCAAATAACTTATCCATTCCAGTTTTTTTCATACTTTTTTCACCTTCTCGCCTTTATGATTTTTTAGTCGTTTTCTTCTTTTTCACTGTTGCTGTTTTTTTAGTTTTTGCAGCAGATGTTTTTGCTTTAGAAGTCGATTTTTTAACTGTTTTTTTAGAAGCTGCTTTTTTAGTTTTTGTTTTTTCTTCCTTTTCAGTCACTCTTGTCACTTTTCCAGTTTTTATATTTTTTATTGTCTTACATTCTGGATAACCTGTACAAGCAAGGAATTTTCCAAATCTTCCAGTTTTTATTTCATAAGGTTTTCCACAAAACTCGCAAACTCCAGCTTCTTCTATTATTTTCCTGTCAATTTCAAAAAGCCGTTTCATCTCCTCATTTATTTGCAAAACGCCATCCAGCTCAATTACAGAACCTTTTCTATATTTTTGCTTCAATTCCAGCGGCAGTGACATTCGTTTTTCATCTGCTTCATAATTTTCGCTTTCAAGATATTCCCCAAATCTTCCGACTTTTAATACGTATTTTACTCCATTTTCATCAAAATAATCAGTCGGGATTCCCTTTTTGTTATTTTGAAGTTTTTCAACCGCTTCCTTTACAAAAATTTCTCCCTTTCTAATCTCTTCAGGCGATACAGGAATTCCCTTTAATGAAATTTTTTCCTTTTCATTTGTTTCACTTATCAAATATTTTCCATACAATCCAGTTTTTAAAACCATTGGATTCCCTTCAGAATCCATCACATCCGCTACAACTCTACGAGTTTTTATTTCATCAATTTCCTTTTCAAACTTTACAATATCCTTTTCCAGCGAACTATAAAAATCCCTTAAAAGCTGAACCCATTCAACAGTTCCTTCCTCAACTTTATCCAAATCCTTTTCCATATTCGCAGTAAATTTCACATTCATAATGTCTTTAAAATTTTTTACAAGCTCATCTTTTACTTCATATCCCAAATATGTCGGAAAAAAACGTTTTTCAATAATTTCC
It encodes:
- a CDS encoding DUF421 domain-containing protein, encoding MDFIILVAIKLTIGFIALVLFMNLNGRSQLAPTSTEDQIGNYVLGGIIGGVIYSPSISIIQFLIVLLIWGLLMTITDFLKNTNKSVKKMIDGQVVYLIRDGKMLIENFAQATLSIPDFYTKLRTKGITQISDIKDAFMESNGQLIVIQKGKDGYSNLLVSEGNIQEDNLEHIGKDDAWLKEELEKYNITNISELFIVEYSGNGKLFIVKK
- a CDS encoding DUF3290 family protein, with the translated sequence MEFYNFNYLENQKFVTDKFFLVVIIFVIAFIVFAFWKWFKGSISLRDKQLSLLGLMFIFLFALYHYDNYRAKNNEEKVYKNSASVIKKLSEKFKVNENDIFINTPEITEDTVYKIKDKFYQIHWVGNNILVEQMTVPYVDEVKTIKE
- a CDS encoding TrkH family potassium uptake protein produces the protein MFFKNKSFSPYMTILLSFVIVTVLGGILLSLPISVNYGKSVKLIDGFFIATSAICVTGLSSIDIGSVYNTFGQIIILILIQLGGLGVITFTSVIIIMISKKIGYYTKKIVQEDINIDTTFRIEEYVKKVIFSVILIEFIGAVVLFFEFIKKFSFFKAVYYSLFHSVSAFCNAGFSLFSDNLYGFKNSFLINITIPLLIFLGGIGFSTILNCYNVFRKKEERLTSTTKLSIKISIFLIIAGTIAMLILEYSNKSTIGNLSFVQKLEASFFQSVSTRTAGFNTISILGLKRSTSLLFIILMFIGASPGSTGGGIKTTTLGLIVLGTLATLKNKDAVEYDKRSISWRIYSKAIAILFISLIYTVICVFLLILFERNKNFLDLAFEVYSAFGTVGLSRDLTPSLSDISKFILIVTMFVGRVGPLTITLALSKSNLKKGHYTYPQENILIG
- a CDS encoding potassium channel family protein, which encodes MAGYLVIGAGKFGRSIAKTLYRHNETVLVIDKNEELIQQIIDDGTVGEAVSFDVTEENSLKKMVNSDDFEVAFICIEGSLQTSALVTVMLKELGIKTIICKAITKIEGKVLEKIGATKVVFPDETVGRDLAFEFLKPDVTEHLKFSEKYRIFEFKVPKKIIGKNLVELDLRKKYEMNVIGIKREGEELRISLLPNENILENDMLLVIANVGKMIQFNKEYLEN
- a CDS encoding tetratricopeptide repeat protein, with protein sequence MKKTGMDKLFDKYIKRIQSGDTKAMNEIALIFQNNYEDENAEKWFLKAIEAGDYEYANNLGYLYASRHDFKNAEKYYLIAIKNNDYDALNNLAILYEQYGKIEEAEKYYLESAEKNCEGAEKNLLIFYNSTNQIEKAKDLYLHLAWKNDIDAMNRLGMIFGNEGNFKESKKWFLKAAALGDEHAKNNLKVLEENLKK